From a region of the Anaerolineales bacterium genome:
- a CDS encoding GntR family transcriptional regulator: protein MSEEQILSIDRDSYEPAYAQLVRILLSQIASGEFRPGDRLPSEAQLCERYGVSPMTVRRVINILTDQGVVIAEQGRGTFVRPMELSTATFNLDSLQRFFQDGSQSKVKILEARIALATERVADKLAVAVGDRTVFMRRLIYQDAQPVLLHREYVIYDPTRPIIETEMEITELQGLFSGGGGTDLKRGDLVIDVTSLTSEEAALLQSEVGTPAFRLEHIFYDFDNGPVSWGWFICSGERLRFTAVIGVTD from the coding sequence TTGTCCGAAGAACAAATTTTGTCCATCGACCGCGACTCGTATGAACCGGCGTACGCCCAATTGGTGCGCATCCTTTTGAGTCAAATCGCGTCCGGGGAGTTCCGGCCGGGTGACCGCCTGCCCTCCGAAGCCCAACTCTGCGAGCGCTATGGCGTAAGTCCGATGACCGTGCGCCGCGTCATCAACATCCTCACAGACCAGGGCGTAGTCATCGCCGAACAGGGACGCGGCACTTTCGTCAGACCGATGGAATTGAGTACCGCCACGTTCAACCTGGACTCCCTACAGCGGTTTTTTCAAGACGGCAGCCAATCCAAGGTAAAAATCCTTGAGGCGAGAATTGCCCTCGCCACTGAACGGGTTGCGGATAAGCTGGCCGTCGCCGTTGGAGACCGGACCGTCTTCATGCGCCGCTTGATCTACCAGGACGCACAGCCCGTACTCCTGCACCGCGAGTACGTAATCTATGACCCCACACGTCCCATTATCGAAACCGAGATGGAGATCACAGAGCTTCAAGGCCTCTTCAGCGGGGGCGGTGGTACCGATCTAAAGCGGGGTGACCTGGTGATCGACGTGACCAGTTTGACCTCCGAGGAAGCCGCCCTGCTCCAATCGGAAGTTGGAACGCCCGCATTTCGTCTGGAGCACATCTTTTACGATTTCGACAATGGACCGGTAAGCTGGGGCTGGTTCATTTGCAGCGGTGAACGCCTGCGATTTACCGCCGTCATCGGAGTTACCGATTAG